The DNA sequence TCAACGCCGACGGTCTTCGTCGATATCGTTCAGGGGCCTGATTCAGGCAGGCGGTGGCCGAAGACGGTCGCCATGACCGGAGTCGCCGCAGCCGCCGCCGAGTCGCTCCGTAGGGGCACACCGGTCCGTACCGAGGAGGTCATGTCGTGACCCGCGATAGCGCACCGAGCGACTGTGGGCTCCGGGACCGGGGACACCACCCCGCGGGGCGGGCACTCTCCGCAATGCGCGGCGTCTTCGGCTCGGTGACGGTGTGGGGATCGGGATCCTCGGCGCCTCCCGCATCGCCGAATCGGCGATCGTCGGACCCGCCCGGGAGCTGGGCTACCGCTTGGTTGCGGTCGCCGCACGAGATCCGCTGCGCGCCAGAGCCTTCGCTGACAACTACGGTGTCGAGCGGGTGCTCGGCTCGTATCAGGAGGTGGTGAGCGACCCCGAGGTCGACATGATCTACAACCCGCTGGCCAATTCACTGCACGCGCCGTGGAACCTGGCCGCGATTGCGGCCGGAAAGCCGGTGCTCACCGAGAAGCCGTTCGCGCGCAACCAGGCTGAGGCGCAGCGCGTCGCCGACGCTGCCGCCGCAGCCGCGGTGACGGTCATGGAAGGCTTCCACTACCTGTTCCACCCGGCCGCCCGGCGACCCCTGGAACTCGCCGAGGAGGGCACACTCGGGGAACTCCAGCGGGTGGAGGTCAGCATGGGGGTGCCCGAGCCGGCAGCCGAGGACCCGCGGTGGTCGCTGGAGATGGCCGGCGGGGCGTTGATGGACCTGGGGTGTTACGGCATGCACCTCATGCGCCGCTTTGGTGCCCCGTCGGTGACCAGAGCCACTGCGGTGCAGCGCAGTCCCGGCGTGGACGAGCGGTTCGACGTCGAGGTGGCGTTCCCGTCCGGAGCCACCGGACTGTCGACGAACTCGATGGTCGACGACCGGTTTTCGTTCACGCTGCGGGTGACCGGAAGCCGGGGCGACGCGCTGGTGCACAACTTCATCAACCCCCGCGACGACGACCGCGTCACCGTCCGGACCTCGGAGGGCAGCACGGTCGAGCATTGCGGAACTCGGGCCTCCTACACCTATCAACTGGAGGCCTTCGCCGCCCACGTGCAACACGGGACGCCGCTGCCGTTGAGCCCGACCGATGCGGTGGCCAACATGGCCCTCGTGGACGAGGCGTACCGAGCGGCGGGGATGAGCCCGCGCTAACCCTGCTGGCCGATCGCCAACCGGACGTAGGCCGACGCGGCCTCAGCGCGGTTGGTGGCGCGCAGCTTTCGCAGCACCCGCTTGACGTGTGACTTCACGGTGCCGGCGGAGATGACCAGCTCGTCGGCGATCTGCTGGTTGGTGCGTCCCGCGGCCATCAACCGCAGCACCTCCACCTCACGGCGCGTCAGCATCGACAACACCCGGGTTTGGATGTCGGCCAGTGACTGGGCCGCTGGACTGCGTTCGACCGGTTCGATCTTGCGCAGATCGAGGTCGGCGTCCTGCAAGGCGCGGACGGCCTCGTCGGCCGACGCCAGGGCCCTGCGCACCTCGGCGTGCTGGCGACGCATCCGTTCCAGCAGGACCGTCCGCTCGTAGGCGTATCCGAACCCTTCGGCGAACGCCCACACGGTGTCACGGTCGATTTCGTCGACCGTGCGTCCGGAGTAGAGACGATCGGCGTGCAGGAACCCGATCACCTTGCCGGTCGGCATGATCGGCGCCGCGACATAGGAGTGGGTCAGCGAGAAGTCGATGATGGGCCGGTTCACCCGGGGATCGTTGCGGGCATCGGTCACCAAGGCCGGCGCGTGCCGCCGGATCATCTGGGTTTCGAGCAGCATGTGATCCAGCGGCGGGGCGACCGCCTGAGCGAAGGCCACCATCTTCTCAGCGCCTTCTCTGTCGTCGCCGAAATAAGCGGACTCCATCACCATGGTGCCGTCGTGCACGCGGAACAGCACGGCCCGGTCGAACCCGCAGGATTCGACCATTTCCCGCGGCGCGCGGTCGACGATGGTGGCCACGTCGTCGACGTAGCGCAGCTTGCTGAGCCCCTCCTGCACCTGCAGCAGCGCGAACGTGCGCCGCCGCGCACCGTCCTCGATCAGCTCCCGCTCCAGCGCGGTGAGATCCAGCACCGCATCCAGCGCGGCCAACGCGCCGACGTCCCCGGTCCTTTCCAGCGCGGCGCGCAGCACCGTCGCCTTCGCCTCGACCGCCTCGGTGACGACCCCGACGGGATCGTCGGTCGGGTCGATGTCGCAGCCGTCGAAGGCCTCCCGGTAGCGGCGCTCGGCGGCGGACTCCCGGGCCGGGCGGGACGCCCACCCGGGATGGTCACCATCACGAAGCGCGGTGACCGGGGGCGTCTCGGATACGTCACGCGCAACTGTCACGACCTCGACTGTCCTCCCGTCACCGGCGATTCGCGGGCGGATTGTCGGATCCAACCGCAATTCACCTCATCCGGGAGTACGACTGCTCCCCTACGGGGGATCGATTTGCCGGACCGGCTGCTCGACGCTGGAGACATGACATCCACCGCTGTTCCGGCCCTCGGCTTGCTCACCACACCCGACGGGGTGTCCAACCCGTATCCGCTCTACGACCAGCTGCGCGAGGTGTCCCCGGTACCGGGCTATCGCGACTGGCCGCCGGGAACCGTTCCCGGCGCCGACGAGCCCGTCACCGCGTGGGCCCTGTTCTCCTACGACCAGGTGTTCGCAGCCACCCGCGACACCACGACGTTCTCGTCGCGCGACCCGCTGCAGGAGGCGTCCTCGGCGCCGAGCCTGATGCTGGTCAACACCGACCCGCCCAAGCACGACGTGGAACGCAAGCTGGTCAGCCAGGCGTTCTCGCCACGGCGGGTCAAGACACTCGAGGGCTGGCTGCAAGGCCAATTGGTGACGCTGCTCGACGACCTGGGCACGGGCGAGGTCGACGTGATGGACTTCGCCGCCGAGATCCCGACGCGGGCGATGGTGCGGCTACTCGGGCTGCCGGACGGAGACCACGTCCGGTTCCGCAAGTGGGCCAACGCGTTCATGCTGTCGTCGTCGCTGACCCCCGAGGAGCGGATGGCGAGCAACGTCGAGATGGTCGAGGCGTTCACCTCGCGGCTGGCCGAGCACACCGCGCGGCTGGCCGAGGAACCACCCAGCGACGACGTCGAGGACGCCAAGGACCTCATCTCGGCACTGCTGCGCGCCGAGGTCGACGGTCAGCGGCTCTCCCCCGAGGAGATCGTCCGGTTCTGCATGACGCTCGTCGTCGCCGGCAGCGAGACCACGACGTTCCTGATCGGCAACCTGCTGCACGCGCTGGCCCGCGAACCGGAGGTCACCGCCCGGCTGCGGGCCGACCGCTCACTGGTGAACATCTTCGTCGAGGAGTGCATGCGCGTCGACGGTCCGCCCCAGCGGCTGTTCCGCACCGCCACCCGCGACGTCGAGATCGGCGGCAAGCTGATCCGCAAGGGCGAGTGGGTCGCGCTGTTCTTCGGCGCGGCCAACCGTGATCCCGCAGTGTTTCCCGATCCCGAGGTGCTCGACATCGACCGCCCCAACATCCGCCAGCAGCTCTCGATGGGCCACGGCCTGCACTTCTGTCTGGGCGCGTCGCTGGCCCGGCTGGAGGTGGTGACGATGATCAACGCCGTGCTCGACCGCTATTCCACGATCGAGCTGACCGACGATCCGGGCACCAAGCAGACCGCGAGCCTGCTGACCCACGCCTTCGTCCGTCTGCCGCTGCGGCTGTCATGACCACCGCCACGCGCGAGGCGCGCAACATCGAGGCCACCAAGGCCATCTACGCCGCGGTCCCGGCCGGTGATCTGCAGACCGCACTGGACCTGATGGACCCCGACGTCCGCATCACCTACTACGGCGTTCCGGCGATCCCGTACGCAGGCGACTACCGGGGCATCGAGGAGGCGGTGAGGTTCTTCACCCGGGTCGGCGAGAGCATCGCCATCACCGAGATGCAGGCGTGGAAGTTCATCGCCGACGGGGACGAGCTGGCCACCTGGGGCCGGCAACGGTTCCGCCACTTGGCAACCGGCTATGAGTGGGGGTCGGAATTCGCCCACATCATCACGCTGCGTGAGGGCCGGTGGCTGTACTTCCGGGACTTCATGAATTCAGCGTTGACCCTCGAAGCGTTCACCCGGTGAGGGTCATCGCAGACCGCGAGGTCTGCATGGCCGCCGGGGTGTGCGTGATGACGGCCGATGCCGTGTTCGACCAGGACCCGGACGGTCTCGTGGTGCTGGCCACGGAAAACGTCGACGCCGCCCAGGAGAAGCGGGCACGCAACGCGGTGCGGATGTGCCCGTCGGGCGCGTTGCGCATCGACGCCGATTGACGGGCCGGGGGGCGCACCCCCCCTGACTTGCCCCAGGTGCGGGAACCAGGACACGAGAAATCGGAGTTAGGCGACCAGAGCTGCAAGCTCACGCAATTGCGTCACGCTTCGCCCCCGCAGCACCATCATCGTGACTCCGGCCCTCTCCCAGGCGACGATCTGATCGCGGATATGGCCGGGATCACCGACGATCGCGGCATCGTCGACGAGTTCATCGGGAATCTCCTGTGCCGCTTCGCCCTTGCGGCCCGCACGAAACAGTCGAGTTACGGTCTCGACCACGGCCGTGTGGCCCATCCGGCGGTACACCTCGGCATGGAAGTTGTTGTCTTCGGCACCCATTCCTCCGAGGTAGAGGGCCAAAGCCGGCTTCATCGAGGCGAGTGTCGCGGACCGATCCTCTGTGACCACGACATTCGCCGTCGCGCAAATCTCGAAGTCGCTCCGAGCGCGCCGGGCCCCCGGGCGAGAAAAACCTTCGTCGAGCCAGGATTTGTACATCGGCGCGAGGCGCGGAGTGAAGAAGATCGGCAGCCAACCGTCGCAGATCTCTGCGGCCAAGGCGACGTTCCTCGGTCCCTCGGCGCCGAGCATGATGGGGATATCGGTTCGCAGCGGGTGGACGATCGATTTCATCGCTCTGCCATGCCCCGTAGTTCCGATTCCCTGGTGTGGCAGCGGATAGTGAGGCCCTGAGCTGCTCACCGGATCGGCCCGCGCCCACACCTGCCTGACGATGTCGATGTACTCCCGGGTGCGTGCGAGCGGCTTGGGGAATGTCGCCCCGTACCAGCCCTCGACGACCTGCGGACCTGACACACCGAGCCCGAGGATGAGCCGACCCCCGGATAGATGATCGAGGGTCAGGGCGGCCATTGCGGTCGCAGTCGGAGCGCGCGCAGACATCTGAGCGACGGAGGTGCCGAGCCGGATCCCTGAGGTTCGGCGGCCCCACCATGCCAAAGGGGTGAACGCATCCGACCCGTAGGCCTCGGCGGTGAACACCGCGTCGAACCCGGCGGCCTCGGCAGCGGCCACGAGGTCGGCGTCGTCAGTGGGTGGCTGTGCGCCCCAGTAGCCGAGCTGGAGTCCGAGTTTCATTTCAGGAGTTGACCGTTCGTCTCCGAGCCCACCTACCGCCGCGGCACCGTCCGCCCCAGCGGTCACTGCGGCGGGAGCAGCATGGTCTGCCAGGTCTGCCCTCCCGGCGGAGACTGAGCGAGGTCGCCCTGACGGTACTGTTTGCCGTCCGGTCCGACGTAGCTGCCGGTCGCCGGGTCGTACTCGGCGACTGCCAGCGGTGGCGGCGTGGCCGGCGCGGCTGCCGGTCCGGTGTCGGGAATCGCTTGTCCGGACAGTGTGGCATTCGGGTCGCCCTTCCAGTTCATGCCGTCGTTGAGTGGGACGTACTGCTCCTCGCTCTCACACAATTTCACTGTCGGGGAACGCTTTCCGGGCGCCGACGCGCACGGCGTATTCCGCACGCCCCGCACGTTGAACTCTGAATCCTGCGGTGTTCTGCAGTAGAGGTCGCCAGACGCGCGATCGGGGTAGTCGACTTCGGTCGGAACGCGCCGTTGCTGCGCCGGCAGGAAGCCGGTGGTGCACGGCGGGGGCAGGTTGATGTTCAGGTTGAAGCTTAGGTACTGCCCTCGGTACGCGGCCTTGGTGTTCATGTCGGCGACAATGCCGGCCTGAGTGATTCCGATCGCGTGCGGCACCAACACGAGCAGTTGCTCGATGTTGTCCTGGTACGTCAGGCCGACCTCGCCCAGGCTCACCAGATTCGCCATCAGGACCGGAAGAGTCGGCTGGAGCCGATCGAGCAACTGCCCGGCCTCCGCGGCCGCAGGACCACCGTGGACGAGGAACCCGGCAACGAAATCGTCACGTTCCTTCAGCGAGTCGGTGACCGCTGCGATGCGCGTTGCCCACCTCTCGATCTCGGCGGCGGTGTTGGTCTGGGAATCCAAGACCGGCTGCGCGGTGTCGACGAGCGCCAACAGCGGATCCAGATTGTCGCGCGCAGCGATGGACAATTCTGTCGAACCGCGAACGATGCGGGACAGTTCCGGACCGAGTCCCCCCACTGCCGTGTAAGACTCGTTGATCAGCGTCTCGAGGTTGTCCCGCGGCACCGCCTGCAGACCGGTGTTCGCCGCGGCAAGCAAGGCGTTGATGTCCGGCGGCACCGACGTGTTGGCCACGGTGATGACATCACCGTCACGCAGCGGCCTGGACGTCGCGTCCCTGGGCAGCAGCGCAATGTACTGCTCGCCGATGGCCGACTGGCTGTGCACCTGTGCCTCCAGGTTCGACGGGATGTCGATTCCGGAGTTCATCGACAGGATCGCGTCGACGCCGTCGTCGGTGAGCACGACCCGCTGCACCCGTCCTACCTCGGTGCCGCGATAGGTGACGTTGCCCGTGTTGTAGAGACCGGCGGCCTGGGTCAATTGCACAGTGACGGTGTAGCGCCCCACCCCGAACCATTGGCCAGGCAGCTTCATGAAGCTGAATACCATCACCGTGATAGCGAACAGGGCGATGACCGCGAACAGGGCCAGCTGGATTTTGATTCGGCGGTGCAGATGCATTACGGCCCCTGATCCCACCGGTATGGGATGACCAGCGGATTAGCGTGAGTGTATGGGCTCGGGAATTGCCCGATCGTTCTTCCCCACTGCATTTCCAGTTCGGTCAAGTTGCCTTCCCAGCGGGTGCCGGTGAACAATCCGGCGTCCAGACGGCTCAACGTCAGGTCAACGATCGCGGTGAGGTTGGCGTAGTCGCCACGCTGCCAGTTCTCGATGGTCTCGTTCGGAAACGGGAAGGTCAGGATGTAGCTCAGCGACCGGGTGAGGCTGGGGCCGGCATTGGCCAGGCTTTCCAGCACGGGCCCGATCTGTTGCAGCTGCGCGATGAGGTTCTCCTTGGTCTGATTGACCGTGTCCACCGTCAGCGCACTGAACTTCGCGAACTGATCGGCAGCCTCGATGAGGTCGTCTCGTTGACGGTTCAACTCGGCCAGCGCATCAGGGATCGCTTCCAGCGCGGCGTCAAGGACGGGTTTGCGGGCAGCAAATTTTGCGGCCAGCGCGTTGAGGCTTTCGGTCGCGGCGATGATGTCCGGAGTTTGGTTCTCGAGGTTGCCGGTGAAGACATCCAGCTGACCGACGAGACTGCGCAGATCCTGTTCCCGCCCGCGGAACGCGGTACTGAATGACTCGGTGATGTCCTGGATCTGCCCCAGCCCGCCACCGTTGAGGACCGACGACACGGCAGCCAGGGTCTCCTCGGTGCTCGGGTAGGACCCGCTGTGCGACAACGGGATCATCGAGCCTTCGGTCAGCCGGCCCTCCGGCGGCCCAGTGGTTGGCGGTGCGAGCTCGACGTGCAGCGAACCCAGCAGGCTGGTCTGGCCCAGCTTGGCGGTGGCGTTGGCCGGAAGGTCGACGTCTCCGTCGAGGGTGATTGTGAGCAGCGCGTGCCAGCCCTGGCGCTCAATCCGCGTGACGGTCCCGACCGAGATGTCGTCGACCCGTACCCGCGAGTTGGGTTCGAGGTTGTTGACGTCGGGCATCTGCACCTGGATGTGGAATGAGCCGGGGCCCCTACCTTGTGTGCCGGGCATCGGCAGCGAGTTCAGGCCGCGCCAGCTGGCGCAGCCGGTCATCGCGAGAGTCGTGACGAGCAAGATTGCGGTCAGAATTGCACGGGGCGCGATGTTGGTGGTCACGAGCCGCTCCCGTGGGGAACCATCAAGCCGGGCAGGCCGGCGGCTGGGTCAGTCGCGGCCGCAGCCGGGCCCGGCGCGGTGGGCGCTTCGGCGGCCAGCTGCCCCTGAGGCGCCGGGGCGGCGGGCACGGGCGGAGGAACCATAACCGCGGGCGGCACGAAGTCCGGTCGCATCCACGGTTCGCTGTAGGTGACCTCGTTGGGCCGGGCCTGGGTTCCGACTGCCAGATTGAAGCCGAGCGGCGGGAAGTTGTACTGGCGGTTCTTCACGATCGGAGCCATGTACTGCGCGCACAGCTTCGCCGACTGCTCCCCGTGGAGTCGTGAGGCTGCCTGCACTGCGCCACAGAGGAACTCGATCGGATTGGAGAAGTTGTTCACCGCCAGGGCTCCCGTCAAGGCCCCGTTTGCGGGCTCGTAGATGTTGTCGAAGTTGCCGATCGTGGTGGGTGCGATATGAAGCGTCTGTTTGATGTCGTCGAGGCTGCCGACCAGGGTGTCGGAGATCGACGTCAGCCGGTCCGATGTAGTCCCGACGACCTCACGGTTTTCCTCGGCGAAGGCCTTCACTGCGATCGCGGCGGTGTTGAGGTCCTCGATGGCAATGGCCACCTTGTCGGGGTTGTCAGCCAGCAGCGTACTGACCTCTGCGAGGTTCCCGTTGAGCCGTTCAAGCGCCCCCGAGCTGTCGTGCAGCGCGGTCACGACCGTGGACAGGTTGGTGAATGTGGAGAAGATGTCATCGCTGTGATCGCCCAGCGTCGAGAGGGTCTGGGACAGTTTGATCACGGTGTCGCGGATTGCGCCACCCTGGCCGCGAAGGTTGTCTGCCGCGGTGTCGATGAATCCGCCCAGGGTGCTGACGCCGCCCGGTTCGGTGGGTTGGAGCAGGTCGGTCAGGCGTTGGAGCTGATCGCGGAAGTCGTCCCATTCGACCGGGACCACGGTGCGGTCCATCGGGATCACCGCACCGTCGGCCATCACCGGCCCGGTCGTGTAGGCAGGGGTCAGTTGAATCGCCCTGCCGGTCACGAGCTGAGGCGAGAGGATCGCCGCGTTCGCATCGGCGGGAACCGGGACCGCGCGGTCGTAGGCGAACCTCACCATGGCGCGGTCGGGCTGCGGTTCGATCGACAGCACCCTGCCCACCGGCACGCCGAGCACCCGCACGTCGTCGCCGGGGAACAGGCCGTTGCTGTTCTCGAAGTACGCGGTTACCACGATGCGGTCGACGGCGTCCTGGACCCGGACCATGGTGATCAGGCCACCCACCAGGATCGCGACCAGCACGAGACCCAGCACGGATCGGTTACGCCACAGTCGGTTCACGGCTGCCCTCCTGGTATGGGCACCAGCGGTGGCGCCTCACCGGGTGCAGGCAGGAACACGGCGCCCGGTGACGGAGCGGGCGTGGACGCGATACCGGGTGGGGCGACTGCGGGCGGCCCGGGCGGCGGACCCCCCGGCGGCGGGGCGGGCAACGGTTCGCGGTAGGGGTAGCGCGGATCGCCGGGATTCCCGGTGATGGCGTCGGGCAGCGTCAGAGCCGGGTCTCCGCCCTGCCCGGTGCGCGGGTAGGGCACTGGAAGCGCCGGCGTCGCAGGCTGTCCGAGCTGGGGATCGGTCAGCTCATTGGGCGCCAGTACGTTGGGGTCGAGCCCGAGGTCGTTGAATGCGGCGTCCATGAAGGGCTGGACAAACTGTCCGGGAAGCAGGTTGGCGATGTAGGCCTTGAAGAACGGGCCGGAGGATACGGACTCGCCGAGCGACATCGCGTAGGAGTTGAGCAGCTTCAAGGCTTTCTGAAGCCGGTCCCTGCGGTTGTCGATGATCGTCAAGACCCCGTTGAGCTTCTCGAGCGCCGGTTTGAGATCGTCGCGGTTCTCGTCGACGAAGCCCTTCAGCTCTCGCGACATCGCCGAGATGTTGTCCCAGATTTGGTCGAGGGCGTCGCTTTGGGATTGCAGCGCGTCGAGTAGGGCGTTGGTGTCGTGGACGAGCGCAACGACCTGCTCAGTACGTTGGGCGAGCACACCCGTGACCTTCGCGGCGTTGCGCAGCAACGCGCGAAGCTGATCATCGTGCGCATTGACGCTCTGGGCGAACCGGGCGACGCCTTCAACCGCTGACTTCAGAGGCGGCGGGGTGTCAGCGAACGTCTGGGACAGCATCGCCAGCGAGTTCGACAGCTGATCGGTGTCGATGCCGCTGACCGTCTTCGCGAGGTCACCCAGTGCGTCGGGCAACTGGTAGGGAGATACGGTCCGGTCCAGAGGGATCGGACCGTCGAGCTGTCCACCACCGCGCGGGGTCACGTTGAGAACCTTGGTTCCCAGCAGACTCTTGGTCCGGATCATGGCCTCGGTCTGTGCGCCGAGGTTGATGTTTCCTGCGATGGTGAAGGTGACCAGCACCCGCGGGCCGTCAAGGCCGATGTCGGACACCTTGCCGACGGGGTAGCCCGAAACCTCCACGCCGGCGCCGGTGAATAGTCCACCGGCGTCGGCGAAGTAGGCGGAATATTGCCGGCCCGGGTTCAGGAACGGCAGGTTCTGGGATTGCAGGGCCACCGTGGCTGCGGTCGCCACGACCGCCACGCCGATCACCCCGACCACGACGGGATTGCGTTCGCTGATCGTCTTCATCGCGGGGTGCACCGCCCGCTGTCCTGGCCGGCGACCTTGACGTACACGGGTTGGCCTCCCTTGCCGTTGAGTTTGAGGACGATCTCGCACAGGTAGAAACTGAAGAAGTCGCCGTACAAGCCCTGGCGGCCCAGGGCCTGGTACTTGTCGGGCAGCGTGTTCAGCAGATTGTCGAGGTATTCGTGGTCGGCGACCGCGATGGCTGCGGCACGGTCGGTTTCGTGGACGACCTTGCGCAGCGGTGGCCGGGTCGCGGCGAGTAGGTCGGCGAGCGAGGCTGCCGCAGCGTTGGTGTGCGCCACCGCGTTCGAGATGTCGGTGCGGCGCTCGGCAAGACCGTGGACCAGTTCGGACAGCGACGTGACGGCGGTATCGAATCGGTCGCTCTGGTCTCCGATGGACCCGAGCACGATGTCGAGGTTCACGATGACTTCCCCGATGAGGACGTCACGGTCCGCCAGTGTGTTGGTGACGGCCGCAGCCTGGTCGAGGAACGAACCGATGGTGGGGCCCTGCCCCTGCAGCGCTTGGATGAGTTGGTTGCTGAGCTCGTTGACCTGGTCGGGATCCAGCGCCCGGAACAGCGGCCGAAAACCGCCGATCAGCGAATCGAGGTCCAGCGCGGGCTGCGTGCGGTCCAGCGGGATGGTGCTGTCCGGTGCCAGCCGATGTATGCCTCCGGCGCCCTCTTCGAGCGCGAGATATCTTCCCCCGAAAAGGTTGTCGTAACGGATCGCCGCGCGGGTGCCTTCGGTGAGGACCACCGTGTCGTCGGTGTCGAACGTCACGATGACCGTGGCGTCGTCATCGACCCGGACACCCTGCACCTTCCCGACCTCGACACCGGCGATCCGGACCATGTCACCGTCCCTGAGGCCGGAGACATTGGTGAACGCCGCCCGGTAGGTGACCCCGGCCCCGAACCGGAATTGCGCGAAAACGGCCAGGAGCACGAATGTTCCGAGCGCACAGATTGCCAGGAACGCGCCGAGTCGCCACGCCGCGGCCGCAAAATTTCCTCTCATCGCGCCGGGGCCCCTTCCGGAGTCGGCGCCGCGACGGCGGCTGGAGGCACACCCGGCCACAACGGCGTGCCGCCCGGTCCGTACAGCGGAGCACCGTAGGGCGGGGCGCCCGGATAGGGAATCGGGCCCACGGCCGGCCCGGGTAGGCACTGGCGAACGCTGGGCGACTCCGGCACCGCGCGGGTCACCGGGAAGTAGTTCGCCCAGCACGGGTGCCCGATTCCGGGGTTCGGCCGGACATCCAGGCCGGTACCCCAGCCGGTATTGGTGATCAGTTGCCGAACCGGGAAGTTCTCGGTCGGGTCGGGCATCGAACCGCATCCGGGTCTACCCCCGGGCCCTCCCTTGGCCGCGATGACCGGCAGGTTCTGCGGGTACTGGTAGGGGTCGTTCCCGCCGAGCAGCGCAACGTCGAGCTGGATCGACTTCCCGTTCGCACCACCCCAGATGTCGTAGCCGCCGTTCTCCAGGAACCACGTCGCGCCCTGCAGCCAGCACGTGTAGACGGGGTCGTACTTGTGCAGCAGCGCGGTGGTCGGCGCGAAGGTATTGACTGCGTCGACGAGACTGTCCTTGCTGGTGACGAGCAGCTGCGTGCCCGATTCTGCGAATCCGGTCACGTTGAGCAGCAGGGTATCCAGCTCAGCGCTGTGGGTGACTACGGTGCGGGCGGTGGTACTCGCCGAGTCGAGGATCGACACGATGTCGTCGGCCACGGCGTTGTACGTGTCGTTGAAGTTCTTGAACGAGCGCCAGTCCTGCTGGAACGTCTCGCTGCGGGCGTTGAGTTCGGTGAGCACGTCGTCGAGGGCGGTGATGGCCTCACCCATCTGGATACCCTGACCCCGCACCGCTTCGGCGATCGCGGTGAGAACAGCATTGACCTTGGTCGGATCCACGATCTCGAGCAGGTCGACGATGTTCTCGAAGACAGTATTGACTTCGGTACTGACGTTGCGTGACACCAGAACCGCCCCGGCGGCCAGTCTCGCGACGCTCGGATGCGCCGGAGGCAGGAGGTCGACGAACTTCGATCCGAACGCCGTGGTCACCGAGATCTGCGCTTCGACGTTGGCGGGGATACGGGGTATCTGATCGGGATCGATCTCCAGCAGCAGCTTCACCGGACCGTTGCCGCCCTCGATGCCGCCGACCCGGCCGACCTGCACCCCGCGCATCTTGACCCGGGCACCGGTCTCCATGACCAGACCCCCCCGATCGGCGGTCAGGGTGACGGGAACATAGGAACGGAAGGTACCGGTGAAGGCAATCGCGGTCGCGACCACGAACGCCACCAGAATGATGACCAGGATCAGTGCCCACCACGCACTGTGCAGTCGCTTCTCGCCGGGTCCGGAATCCACCGTCAACCCGCCAGGTTGAAGTTGCCGGACTGTCCGTAGACGGCCAGGGAGATCATCACGATCTCCAGCGCGGCGACGACCATCGACGTCCGCACCGCACGACCGACCGCCTCGCCGACGCCGGCGGGCCCGCCCCGGGCGGTATAGCCGTAGTAGGTGTGCACGAGCATGATCACCACCGTGATGGCCACCGTCTGCAGGAAGGACCAGATCAGGTCGGTCGGGTTGAGGAACGTGTTGAAGTAGTGGTCGTACACACCTGATCCCTGACCGTAGAGGACGGTGGTGCCGGTCCTGGCCGCCAGGAAGGCCATCATCACTGCGATGCAGTACAGCGGGACCACGACGATGACGCCCGCGAGTACCCGGGTGGCCGCCAGGAACGTCACGCTGCGGATACCGATGACCTCGAGCGCGTCGATTTCCTCATTGATCCGCATCGCTCCCAGCTGTGCGGTCGCGCCCGCGCCGATCGTCGCCGACAGCGCCACCGCTGTGGTGCCGGGAACGATCAGGCGGACGTTGAAGAATGCAGAGGCGAAGCCGGTGAGGGCCTCGACGCCGACGGAGGCGAACTGGTTGTATCCCTGCACGGCCACCAGCGCACCGGTCGTGATGGTGAGGAACCCGACGATGGCAACCGTTCCGCCGACAACTGCCAACGCACCAGTACCCAAGCCCATTTGGGCGATCAGCCGGAGAAGCTCGCCCGGGTAGCGACGGACGGCATCGGGGATCGATGTCA is a window from the Mycolicibacterium poriferae genome containing:
- a CDS encoding cytochrome P450 produces the protein MTSTAVPALGLLTTPDGVSNPYPLYDQLREVSPVPGYRDWPPGTVPGADEPVTAWALFSYDQVFAATRDTTTFSSRDPLQEASSAPSLMLVNTDPPKHDVERKLVSQAFSPRRVKTLEGWLQGQLVTLLDDLGTGEVDVMDFAAEIPTRAMVRLLGLPDGDHVRFRKWANAFMLSSSLTPEERMASNVEMVEAFTSRLAEHTARLAEEPPSDDVEDAKDLISALLRAEVDGQRLSPEEIVRFCMTLVVAGSETTTFLIGNLLHALAREPEVTARLRADRSLVNIFVEECMRVDGPPQRLFRTATRDVEIGGKLIRKGEWVALFFGAANRDPAVFPDPEVLDIDRPNIRQQLSMGHGLHFCLGASLARLEVVTMINAVLDRYSTIELTDDPGTKQTASLLTHAFVRLPLRLS
- a CDS encoding LLM class F420-dependent oxidoreductase; translated protein: MKLGLQLGYWGAQPPTDDADLVAAAEAAGFDAVFTAEAYGSDAFTPLAWWGRRTSGIRLGTSVAQMSARAPTATAMAALTLDHLSGGRLILGLGVSGPQVVEGWYGATFPKPLARTREYIDIVRQVWARADPVSSSGPHYPLPHQGIGTTGHGRAMKSIVHPLRTDIPIMLGAEGPRNVALAAEICDGWLPIFFTPRLAPMYKSWLDEGFSRPGARRARSDFEICATANVVVTEDRSATLASMKPALALYLGGMGAEDNNFHAEVYRRMGHTAVVETVTRLFRAGRKGEAAQEIPDELVDDAAIVGDPGHIRDQIVAWERAGVTMMVLRGRSVTQLRELAALVA
- a CDS encoding Gfo/Idh/MocA family protein encodes the protein MGIGILGASRIAESAIVGPARELGYRLVAVAARDPLRARAFADNYGVERVLGSYQEVVSDPEVDMIYNPLANSLHAPWNLAAIAAGKPVLTEKPFARNQAEAQRVADAAAAAAVTVMEGFHYLFHPAARRPLELAEEGTLGELQRVEVSMGVPEPAAEDPRWSLEMAGGALMDLGCYGMHLMRRFGAPSVTRATAVQRSPGVDERFDVEVAFPSGATGLSTNSMVDDRFSFTLRVTGSRGDALVHNFINPRDDDRVTVRTSEGSTVEHCGTRASYTYQLEAFAAHVQHGTPLPLSPTDAVANMALVDEAYRAAGMSPR
- a CDS encoding nuclear transport factor 2 family protein; amino-acid sequence: MTTATREARNIEATKAIYAAVPAGDLQTALDLMDPDVRITYYGVPAIPYAGDYRGIEEAVRFFTRVGESIAITEMQAWKFIADGDELATWGRQRFRHLATGYEWGSEFAHIITLREGRWLYFRDFMNSALTLEAFTR
- a CDS encoding ferredoxin is translated as MRVIADREVCMAAGVCVMTADAVFDQDPDGLVVLATENVDAAQEKRARNAVRMCPSGALRIDAD
- a CDS encoding LuxR C-terminal-related transcriptional regulator translates to MTVARDVSETPPVTALRDGDHPGWASRPARESAAERRYREAFDGCDIDPTDDPVGVVTEAVEAKATVLRAALERTGDVGALAALDAVLDLTALERELIEDGARRRTFALLQVQEGLSKLRYVDDVATIVDRAPREMVESCGFDRAVLFRVHDGTMVMESAYFGDDREGAEKMVAFAQAVAPPLDHMLLETQMIRRHAPALVTDARNDPRVNRPIIDFSLTHSYVAAPIMPTGKVIGFLHADRLYSGRTVDEIDRDTVWAFAEGFGYAYERTVLLERMRRQHAEVRRALASADEAVRALQDADLDLRKIEPVERSPAAQSLADIQTRVLSMLTRREVEVLRLMAAGRTNQQIADELVISAGTVKSHVKRVLRKLRATNRAEAASAYVRLAIGQQG